Below is a window of Chryseobacterium arthrosphaerae DNA.
GGGCCTACCTGCCCGGATTCACCTCCTCCCTATTGCTAGTTAATTTACAAAACAGTATTTTGAGCCCAATCGGTGTCTCATTCTGATTAATAAACGGTTCAAAAGACTCCTTATAAATGTCCAATGCCTACAACTTGCGGCATTGGGCTTTTTAGTTAACCGGTGATGGCAATGTTAACCGGTATTGCCATTCAGCATTCACATTTAATCAAAAACAGAATAGTATCATGAAAAAAACAGACAACAACTTCAAAAAACTGAACAAAAGAGAATTGAAAACCATCCAGGGAGGAAATATTCCTGTAGTTCCTATTGGCTGCAACAGCTGGGATTTCAAAGCCAGATGCTGCAGGGAATGGGATTGGGAACATTCGGAAAACCCAACTTGTCTTTAGTCTATTTCTTTATACTTTGAACCACAGCAGCTCATTTCTGAGATCTAGGCTGGATTCAAAATTATTGACAAATAAAGCTCCGGTGCCTAATCCTTGCGGCATCGGATTTTTTTTGGTGAATGTATATTGTGCAATGGCATTCAGTCCTATATTACTCTCCAGTGCTGAAGTGATCCACCAGCCAATATTTTGTTCCTCAGCCATGGAGATCCATTCGTCAGAACCGGCAAAGCCTCCTACTAAAGCAGGTTTCAGAATAATATACTGAGGTTGTATTGTTTCGAGCAGTTTTTTCTTTTCTGCAGGATCTGTAATTCCTATCAGTTCTTCATCCAAAGCAATCGGCGTGGGTGTCTGAGCGCATAATTCTGCCATATCGTTCCAGTTTCCGGCTCTGACCGGCTGTTCAATAGAATGAATATTCAGATCCGCCAGCTGCTGCATAACAACCACCGCTTCCTCTTTACTGAATCCTCCATTGGCATCTACACGAAGTTCCAGCTGATCTTTGGAGA
It encodes the following:
- a CDS encoding bacteriocin-like protein, producing MKKTDNNFKKLNKRELKTIQGGNIPVVPIGCNSWDFKARCCREWDWEHSENPTCL
- a CDS encoding o-succinylbenzoate synthase encodes the protein MEANYLKYLLEFKRPSGTSRGVLLDKETFILEIAENGKKGVGECAIFRGLSYDDRPDYEEKLKWLCENIEKDPSYLKEELKEFPSLWFGYEQAVLNLKYGGNLYFPSEFTEGKSAIMINGLIWMGDVGYMEEQIQDKLEKGFHCIKLKIGVDWKSEHVILQKLREKFSKDQLELRVDANGGFSKEEAVVVMQQLADLNIHSIEQPVRAGNWNDMAELCAQTPTPIALDEELIGITDPAEKKKLLETIQPQYIILKPALVGGFAGSDEWISMAEEQNIGWWITSALESNIGLNAIAQYTFTKKNPMPQGLGTGALFVNNFESSLDLRNELLWFKV